In Macrotis lagotis isolate mMagLag1 chromosome 8, bilby.v1.9.chrom.fasta, whole genome shotgun sequence, a single genomic region encodes these proteins:
- the PALB2 gene encoding partner and localizer of BRCA2 isoform X2 encodes MEDSAGRVLSCEEKAKLKEKLAFLKREYTKTLARLQRAQRAEKAKNSLKIEQDCMLKQAIQINSEPEDKVSLGDKLETCTLQINACLNTETKKKTAITLDFESELLSTGSSEVYPKHKDANCQENFLHSITGLENEKKQNKQPLNRMKSQKKTPVLKGSESFFDSDSLINAERRQQKQIFAIENPELTVFQTRNQLSCDDSEFQNSLLPITKKSECLELENDASGILKENYLPKVAALSLYNPLDDSNIEQLGCGPLEEISDNYKLATQCSINLINVSPKKLEEGGKEYVSSRGDQMINDVMNVDKEMSGPLPLPSDEKAFSANELNYSLSKNTHFDEQNHNLKPLGSSSNFDRGENLKKKEVLSETDSPIREMISPGPTENPLNSCTVLDGLLFPVEYYIRTTRQMSNCQRTVDLEAVIQNHLGVKRKGFKHKHKQVTKNIDLSSQEQSESPLSDQGSSSSPLQKSFLSTTEGSSPPLPTKDNDFALNACKRRSSRRLRGRRFFCKKGIIDQCSELQVSDELDVKKPREDVALCKESPRKKENAQGKKTVTEKARCTLANFDQKAPMSRTQGKQDCIQNENLLSSIGNDSSIEGSTSIDLSFHLKNDIFSFERLSSCINIIDFDLPDEDFGFLKLEKLKFFSAKQIESFESGDGIKKCDDGAQLFLEVPRKIITEKENLAEDVITITRNSQPKTPKSTPQNMLLFTPSNTNLTTTNNQFEADVSSVFPTLGATPVFGSQVYSGNVATEITGPNFCTSLYTYLKEPDSLTGDNQCSNSLNALKMDTNLHLLDREVKKQSDQIVASEREFDSDCGSQETLLPVDSITCKERPLLESTLQTKSEEHSTEIWSDNLKLGNLQLVSKLKNPSDSCSVDVSTVWWEIMGYKESCIITACEFTVSLWKSLDNWQWGKVYTWHFTEIPVLQIIPLWDSCNLVCVALGHLEIREIRLLFCSDDDECLKQSLVKSGNIKAVLGLRQKRLVCSNGTLHDHQVDLMTFSGSGRSKEKQTLMSPEETILAFAEVQGMQDALLGTTLMSNIVIWGSYLLF; translated from the exons ATGGAGGACTCGGCGGGGAGAGTGCTCAGCTGTGAGGAGAAGGCGAAG TTGAAGGAAAAGCTGGCATTCTTAAAAAGAGAATACACCAAGACGTTGGCTCGATTACAG AGGGCTCAGAGAGCTGAGAAAgcaaaaaattctttgaagattGAACAGGATTGTATGCTTAAACAGGCAATACAAATCAACTCAG aaccagaagacaaagtttcTCTTGGTGATAAATTAGAAACATGTACACTACAAATCAATGCCTGTCTGAATACAGAAACCAAGAAGAAAACTGCCATAACACTTGACTTTGAGTCTGAGTTATTGAGCACTGGTTCATCAGAAGTATATCCTAAACATAAAGATGCTAACTGTcaggagaattttcttcataGCATCACTGGACTAGAAAATGAGAAGAAGCAAAATAAACAGCCATTGAATAGAATGAAGAGCCAAAAAAAGACACCAGTATTAAAAGGAAGTGAGTCTTTCTTTGACTCTGATTCACTTATAAATGCTGAACGAAGACAGCAGAAACAAATATTTGCTATTGAAAATCCTGAATTAACAGTGTTTCAGACAAGAAATCAATTGTCATGTGATGACAGTGAGTTTCAAAATTCACTACTACCAAtcacaaaaaaaagtgaatgtctTGAACTTGAAAATGATGCCAGtggaattttgaaagaaaattatcttcCTAAAGTAGCTGCACTTTCTTTATATAATCCTTTGGATGACAGTAATATTGAGCAGCTTGGCTGTGGACCTCTTGAAGAAATCTCTGATAACTACAAACTGGCTACCCAATGTTCAATAAACCTTATTAATGTTTCAcctaaaaaattagaggaaggagggaaagaatatgTTTCCTCTCGAGGTgaccaaatgataaatgatgttATGAATGTGGATAAAGAGATGTCTGGACCTCTCCCCTTGCCATCAGATGAAAAAGCATTTTCTGCCAATGAGCTCAATTATTCATTAAGTAAAAACACACATTTTGATGAACAAAATCATAACTTGAAGCCTTTAGGATCTTCTAGTAACTTTGATAGAGgtgaaaatcttaaaaagaaagagGTCTTAAGTGAGACTGATAGTCCTATTAGAGAAATGATCTCTCCTGGTCCTACAGAAAATCCATTAAATTCTTGTACAGTGCTTGATGGTCTTCTGTTTCCTGTGGAGTATTACATTAGGACAACACGACAAATGTCAAATTGTCAGAGGACAGTAGATCTGGAAGCTGTAATTCAAAACCATTTaggtgtaaaaagaaaaggatttaagCATAAACATAAGCAGGTAACCAAAAATATAGATCTGTCCTCCCAAGAGCAAAGTGAATCTCCTTTATCTGACCAAGGAAGTTCTAGTAGTCCTTTACAAAAGTCTTTCTTATCAACCACTGAAGGCAGCTCTCCTCCTTTACCCACTAAAGACAATGATTTTGCTCTGAATGCTTGTAAAAGACGGTCAAGTAGAAGACTCAGAGGAAGAAGATTCTTTTGCAAAAAAGGAATAATTGATCAGTGCTCAGAGCTGCAAGTTTCTGATGAACTGGATGTTAAAAAACCCAGGGAAGATGTTGCCTTGTGCAAAGAGTctccaaggaaaaaagaaaatgctcagGGTAAAAAAACAGTCACAGAAAAAGCAAGGTGTACCCTTGCTAATTTTGACCAAAAAGCACCCATGTCAAGAACACAAG ggAAACAAGATTGTATTCAAAATGAGAACCTTCTTTCTTCCATTGGCAATGATTCTTCAATTGAGGGTAGTACTAGTATTGACCTTTCATTCCATCTGAAGAATGACATATTCAGTTTTGAGAGGTTGTCGTCATGTATCAACATCATCGATTTTGACTTGCCTGATGAGGACTTCGGTTTTCTTAAGCTTGAGAAATTAAAGTTCTTTTCAGCAAAACAAATTGAATCCTTTGAATCAGGAGATGGCATAAAAAAGTGTGATGATGGAGCCCAACTTTTTTTGGAGGTGCCTAGAAAAATAATTACTGAAAAGGAGAATTTAGCAGAGGATGTTATTACTATAACAAGAAACTCACAGCCAAAAACCCCAAAGAGTACTCCTCAAAATATGCTCCTTTTCACACCCTCTAATACTAACTTAACTACCACAAATAACCAGTTTGAAGCAGATGTGTCTTCTGTTTTCCCTACCCTAGGTGCCACTCCAGTTTTTGGCTCCCAAGTTTATAGTGGAAATGTGGCTACTGAAATTACTGGACCtaatttttgtacatctttatATACTTACTTGAAGGAACCAGACTCTCTTACTGGAGATAATCAGTGTAGCAATTCACTTAATGCTTTGAAAATGGATACTAACTTGCATTTATTAGATAGGGAAGTGAAAAAGCAGTCTGACCAAATAGTAGCTTCTGAAAGGGAATTTGACAGTGATTGTGGTTCTCAAGAAACTCTTCTACCTGTTGATTCGATCACTTGCAAAGAAAGACCACTATTGGAAAGCACTTTACAG ACTAAATCAGAAGAACATTCTACTGAGATTTGGAGTGATAATTTGAAACTGGGTAACCTACAGCTAGTTTCCAAGTTGAAG AATCCTTCAGATTCCTGTTCTGTGGATGTGAGTACTGTGTGGTGGGAAATAATGGGCTATAAGGAGTCATGTATCATAACTGCCTGCGAATTTACAGTCTCTCTCTGGAAATCTCTGGATAACTGGCAGTGGGGAAAAGTTTACACATGGCACTTCACAGAG ATTCCAGTACTACAAATTATTCCACTTTGGGATTCTTGTAATCTTGTATGTGTTGCATTGGGACATCTAGAAATTAGAGAAATCAG ATTATTATTTTGTTCTGATGATGATGAATGCTTAAAGCAGTCACTTGTAAAATCTGGAAATATAAAAGCTGTGCTTGGACTTAGACAGAAGAGGCTAGTCTGTAGCAATGGGACCCTTCATGATCATCAAGTAGACCTCATGACCTTTTCAGGATCTGGAAG AAGTAAAGAAAAACAGACCTTGATGTCTCCAGAAGAAACAATCCTAGCTTTTGCTGAGGTTCAAGGAATGCAAGATGCTTTGCTTGGCACAACTCTGATGAGCAATATTGTTATCTG